GCACATTTTTCATTCACAGCACCTCAAAGTTCTAATTTTCCCTATCTTAGATTCTCTCATTTATCATTCGCCACCGTTTGTCACGTCACCTTCTTGAGATAAAATGAAATTTCACATTTAAGTCGATTTATAGTCTTATTTCCATTTTATTGTTAAAGTTATCCGATTAATCACGCAGGTCTTCGAACTGGTTCACTATCATTTCCCGTTCTTTCTGTTCAACTTGACTGCGAAATTCAAGCCACTGCTCTGTCTCCTCATCATCATAGATGGTCCATATGTCGGAAAAAAGGAAATCCCGTAACTGTACAACTTGCCCGGACCATATACCGCCTACCCAAAACAAACCATCCGGACGACGGATGACGGTACGGGAGAACCCGGGTGTGGACGCCTTTTGCCCGATACGGATGCGTGTGATCATATTGCCCAGTGTGAACCAGTCCACATGAAATTCCTCCCTTACATATTCAAGCTTCATCATAACATAGGCAAAACAGGAAAAGCTGTAAAAACGGTTGCTGCGATTCAATCCTTTGCTCCGGGTGTAATGGTTTCTCAAAGCAAACAAACACGCTAAGGAGATGATTACAATGAATGAGCCACATCGTACGGTTGAGGTGGAACATAAGGATGTTCAGCATAAATCGGATTCAAGTATGGTCGCTTCCACATTTATTAAATATGCCGCATATATCATTATCTTTTTCGGATTCTTATACTTCTTGGTTAAATATGTATTCCCCAAATTCTAAGGCATTCATATCGTAGTGAACACCCGGAGATAATAACCTGTGCAAGATTACAACACTAGCGCTTTGGGTAACTACGGGTAAGAAGTTTTGGACAACCGACAATGAAAGGAAGTGTTACTCATGTCTGACAAACCAATTAGTAACGAAGAGAGCGACCGCTATTATGACCGTTATCAGAGGTCCCGCGATATTCCCCCAGAGACGGAAGTCCCGGAAGGCGATATGGATACCTTTGATGAAGTTTCCGGCAGACGGATTGTAACGGAAGATTCGGATCTGGCACCCGTAGCCGCAACCGCTGTGGACGAGCCGGAATTGGATTCACGTTTGGCTGAGACACCGCTGGAATCTGTACCGGATGCAGATCTTCTGCAACCGAACAGTCCGGTTGATCCTGCTGCACCCGATCCAGATGCGCTGCATGGTACCGATCTGCTTAATGGCGCTGGTGCGGATGCCAAACCGGAGAACGACATTCCACCACGCCATTAACGGCTGTTATGACATCCTGAATGAGGAGGTGCATACACGATGAAGGAAGATCGCCAAAAGCAGGTGCATGAACCGGATAATCTCGTGACCGAACGGGATATTGACCCGGACTTCGGATTGTTCACTGAGGACTCCTTCCCCGAAGCACTTGAGGATGAGGACCAACGTGATGCGGTCGAGCATGCCATTCCCAAAGAGAAGGCTTCTCGTAAGCCCTCTTCGGATGACTAACTTATATAGATCCGTAGTAGACTTAAAAAAGATGACGTCTGTAATTTCACAGCGTCATCTTTTTTGTTACCTGTAAGTTCACGTACTCTTAGGGATTCAGCATCATCGTTTAGCGGAAACCTTACTTGCCACGGGCAGTTTGTGATCCAATCCTGACCACTTCGCTACAATCGCAGTGATGATCAATGCCACTCCATTAATAATAAATATCCAGCGTATCGGCAGCCAGCCTCCAAGTACACCACCAATAATCGGTCCCGCCATCGTCCCGATCTGGGCGGCGGATTGATTCAGACTAAAGGCCCTGCCCCGGAAACTCGATGCGGTAGCCTGCACAATCATGGCGTTAATTGCCGGAAATACAGCCGCAAAGAATAAACCGTACACAAATCGTAAAATGCCGAATGCTATATAACCTGTTGTAAAGAACTGCAGAAGATTCCCTACAGCCCCACCAACCAGTCCGATGATCAACACTTTACCGTATCCAATCCTTGAACCAATCTTGCCCCAACGCGGCGCCATAATAACTGTTGCTACCCCCACCGCTGAGAAAATAATACCCGAGCTGAGTGAGGCACGATCCGGCTGAACGCCCATCTCCATCACATAGACCGTCAATAGTGGCTCCAGAATCATGACGGAGAATGTACATATGCCCATCATGCCAAGCACCGTCATAAACAAACGATTCGCTCTCGCTTCACGAATGTCATCCATGACGTGAGAACGCGCTTTGTTCCGGTTGAAGTTCTCTTCTTTTACCCAGAAGGTTGCGATGATTGCTGAGACTAACACAACAATAGCCGAAAACAAAAATGCATTCCGGTTCCCATAATAATGACTCACCACGCCACCAATTAATGGTCCGATAATACCACCAGTGGCTCCTGCAGTGGACATAATACCAAGTGCATAACCCGTCTTCTCTTCAGGTGTATTCGTGCCTACCAAGGCAATCGCTGCTGGAACAAACCCTGCAAGCAGACCCTGAAACAATCGAACAACAATCAGCGAATACGGGTCCTGCACGAAATAATTGATTAAATACAAGACGGCAAGGCTGTATCCCGACCGGATCAGCATGGGCTTGCGTCCGTATTTATCAGCCAGTGATCCCCAGAACGGAGACACGAGTGCACTCGCGAGAAACGTAATGCCAAATGCCAGTCCTGACCATAACTCCAGGTGATCACGAACCCCCAAGTCAGCACTTAGAAACAGGGGCAGAAATGGAATCGAGATCGAATACGCGGTGCTACAAAAAAATACACCAATCCACAATATGACCAGATTGCGCTTCCACGAGAAGTTCATATATCCGCACGCCCTTTCCGTTACTGACGCCGGGACTGCCGTGTATTGGAGCGGACGGAACAGACCCGTACGTCCCGATGCGGAAGCATTTTCCTTATTTTACACCCATCATTCCATGAAGGCCATCCCTTGTTCACCACAAACACATGTATTACATTGCCATCCTGTCCACAAAAACGGTATGATAGTTGGGTAAATATCCAAATATGATTTGGAGAAAATATATAATGCAGAGATGCAAGGAGGAACGTTTTCATGTCTTTACGGTGGAAAAAAACAACCGCAGTATCGCTCGTTCTTGCGATGCTGCTTATCGTCATTAGTGGTTGCGGACGCCCTGCGACCAGTGCCGAGAAAGCGCCGGTCCCGGCCGCACCTGAAGGTCCAAACCCAGTGGCTACCATTGAGATGCAGGATGGTCAAAAGGATCGTTATTGAGCTCTATCCCGAGATTGCACCCAACACGGTGTATAATTTCATCTCCCTTGCGAATAAAGGGTTCTATGACGGCCTGGTCTTTCACCGGGTCATTCCGGGCTTCATGATTCAGGGTGGTGATCCCAATGGCAACGGTTCAGGCGGCCCAGGTTATACGATTAAAGGGGAATTTACATCCAACGGCCACAAGAATCACCTAAATCATACTCGGGGAATCATTTCGATGGCACGTAAATCGGATAATCTTGATTCAGCTGGTTCCCAATTTTTCATCATGTTAGCTGACGCGGATTACCTGGATAACGCATACGCTACCTTCGGTAAGGTAACAGAAGGTATGGAAGTTGTTGATGGTATTGCTGCTCAGGAAATAGGTGAAGGTGACAAACCCGTTAAGGATCAAGTTATGAAAAAGGTTATGGTAGATACCCACGGTCTGGAATATCCAGAACCGGTAAAAATGCCTTAATTAACATCCTTGCCAAACGGATGATAATCCATGGTTATGATTCGTAATGAACTCTAAACAAACAAAAGCTCTGTCCTATGCGAATGTCGCAAGGCAGAGCTTTATTTAATGATAGCGGTTACATATATGACTTTATAAAAAATGACCTCTTCCGGCATCATCCTCAATACATCCATCCCATCAAACGTAACCAGCCGATAATCGCAATCCATAACGGGCAGCTGAAGGCAACGCCCCATGCAAGCCCTTTCAGTAAACCACGGTTTACTTCCACGAACAACGACTCCTTTCTCCAGGGAATAGTCGCAGTATCGGTAATAGTATATGATTTTATACCCGTTTTCATTCGTCACGCAACCCTCGTTTTCCTGCTTTTGTTCCGCAGACTCATGGAATGCTTTACGGGAACCTGATATACTATGACTACTGTACGATAAATGGAACCTGATTCATGTTTGGAAAGGAG
The nucleotide sequence above comes from Paenibacillus sp. W2I17. Encoded proteins:
- a CDS encoding MFS transporter is translated as MNFSWKRNLVILWIGVFFCSTAYSISIPFLPLFLSADLGVRDHLELWSGLAFGITFLASALVSPFWGSLADKYGRKPMLIRSGYSLAVLYLINYFVQDPYSLIVVRLFQGLLAGFVPAAIALVGTNTPEEKTGYALGIMSTAGATGGIIGPLIGGVVSHYYGNRNAFLFSAIVVLVSAIIATFWVKEENFNRNKARSHVMDDIREARANRLFMTVLGMMGICTFSVMILEPLLTVYVMEMGVQPDRASLSSGIIFSAVGVATVIMAPRWGKIGSRIGYGKVLIIGLVGGAVGNLLQFFTTGYIAFGILRFVYGLFFAAVFPAINAMIVQATASSFRGRAFSLNQSAAQIGTMAGPIIGGVLGGWLPIRWIFIINGVALIITAIVAKWSGLDHKLPVASKVSAKR